Genomic segment of Mercurialis annua linkage group LG6, ddMerAnnu1.2, whole genome shotgun sequence:
AATCATTAACATTAACATTAACACTAACACTAACCATCATTAACATTAATATTAATCACCATAAGCCAATCACCATTAACCATCATTAGAGAATTATTAATACACATTTTGAATATAAGCATTTGCCGCCATTATCAATCCTAGAGCCAATAATGAAATCGAAATTAAAAGGGCCCAACTGACAGTAGCAAACCATTTTCTTGTTCTCTAATCAACAATCTAATCTTAGCTTATTATTACTAGTTAATCACGAACAAAGAACTGAAGCAACAATCACAAGCAACGAGTTCAACCCAACACCCTAATCAAACGATCAAAGACCAGATTATGAACAACATAAAATCAGATTTCAAATGAACAAAAATGACAGTACATTGACAAAAGAACGCAGttaacaatttatttcaaaacagtAAAACCGGCGCTTAGTACGGAGGGAATAACGTACTGAAATACGATTTCCAAGCATAGAATCGAAGAGGATTGAGTCTACTACTGCTGAGACGAGACAGATCCCAATTCAATGCTAAAACAAACGAGAATGAATCAAGAAACGGAACGTGACGATATCGACTAAAACTGAGAATGAGGAGATAAACTTACCGATTTAATGAAGCAGTGAGGGATAAGAACGTATGAAATCAGTGTTTTTGCTAGGGCtgagagacggctagggtttgatgaaAGAAATTAGGTTTAAAACGTAACACGAGATATTTGAAGAAACCGTCGCATGAATAATGTTGCAGTTTCAATATATGAGTGTCTCAAATGAGACACTgatcaaaatagaaaaatgcATGGGCCACCCACAAGGCCCAtgcaaaagtaaataaattaacaacAGTGTCTCAGATGAGACATTGTTCTAAATAAATATGCATGGGTCATAAGGCCCATGCaagaataaaaagaatataaatctTGGGCCACACGAGCCCAACCGACGCAACATTACCCGAACACGATTCGAACCACGACTGAAAAAAACGAACGActagaaataattaaataaattatcgaaaatttaatggaaaataaaaataaaaatatgggatattacagaGAGAGAGGGaggaaaataaaaagagaagaaaaaaataaccttgttgattttaaaaataaaggttgaaatgataaaataaagaaaGTCATAATATATAAATGGTAAAAAgttgatgtattttttttaattttttttttgttgagatAAGTTTCGctcatattttttcattttagataaatatctaatttttctAAAATCTAAGCAAAGTGATTTTTAATATCCGCACCTTTAGCCATTTAGCCAAATACATtcctaaaatataatttggacATTCTTATCGGTCACATTTACAAATTGTGACATATAATGACAATCGCTCTTCAGCCATCGAAACTTTGGACGATCAGATCGCCAAGATGATGGAAGATCTATTCTTGAAAAGGGAGCAACTCAATACACAAAATGTAAATTACAACGTATAAGAGTTATATAATCCCCAAAGCTTTTATGTATTACCCGAAAATAGCAGCAGAAGCAATAAGCTCAACAAAAAGAAACGGACATAAAGAGAATGAAATATAAAACTGAATATGGCTATTTAGGACAAGTTACTGGACTCGGCTTTCCTACAACTTTTGCATTTGAACATGAAGCTTTCCCTTTCGCGCCTCCAAAGCTTAAATTAATGTTGGAGAGTTCGACTTGAGAACAAGGAGCAGCTGAACTGCACTTTAAGGTCACTACTTCGGGTGTACCGGATGTCCCCCTAATGTTCGTGAAATGAATGTCACTCAGCTTCACTTTCGATGCCTGCATGTAAAAGAAAAGATAGTCAGACATTTGAAATtgaacatttgtatttttttcgagTTTAATACTATTACGGTTAGAGGCCAAGTTGTCTTGAGTTGATCGAATAACTTCTCGATGTTTGACAAATGAACATTGAAATGCATAAATTTTGTTACCTGCTTGCTGTTGGAACCATAAAACTGATCGATGATTATGGGGTTCTTTACATTGTTCATAATAAGATTATTGAAAATAATGTTCTTAGCATTGCTGGGACCCGATCCAGCATATGTTTTGATTCTAGCTCCATTTGTAGTGCCTGAGAGTGTACAATCGGTCACAGTAATTCCGCTCACATCTAGTTCATTTTTGTACTTTCCAAGACTCCCAACActgttaaaatcattaaaaatatgcAACAAATTACGTTACGAATATATGCAAAttagaaacaataatataaagcAAGTTCAATATAAACCATTCATTGAAAATTAGTTTGACGGATTACCTGAAGCCATGTCCAGGGCCGCAGGTGACTTTGCTAACGGTAACATCAGTGGCACCTTGTCCAATAGAGACACAATCATCACCGGTACCAATAGCAGAGTTGGTAAGTTTGATGCCGGTAGAACTGCTAATGTGCATGCCATCAGTGTTAGGGCTGTCTCCAGGAGCAGTTATATGGAGATTGTGGAAGTTAACGTTGGTGCAAGATACAATATGATAGTGAAAATATTTGCTATTGAGAGATGTGATCCCAGATATATCAGAATTATCCACTTTAAAAAACTTCAGTTGCTGCAACAATTAATTTCTAAGAATcagtcaattttaaaaaaaaattgatgatcaTTATTATAATCTATAAATGATTTTGATGCTTACATCAGGAAGAGAGCCACCACCACCCTTATTGTATTTCCAAGAAGCGGATCCTTGACCGTCGAATGTGCCACTGCCGATCATGGTCAGACCGTCGATTCTTTCAAATGAAATCCAATTTGGATCAGTATAGTCACTGAGATCTGTTGTAGCTTTTATATATCCTTGAACCTCAACGGTAATTTTGCCTTTGCATGGTCCCACGAACACCATCGGCCCCGCCACAAACTTCCCTTTTGGGATAAGCATTCTCGACGCAGATCCTGAATCGCATGCAGCCCTCCATGTTTTTATAAATGACTACATGCAATAAAATCACGTTAAATAatcaatcaaattttaaatttattatccgTACATGAATGTATATTGAATTTGAAGCGTTAATTAACAggattcattttatttcaaatatgtAAATAATCAAATGGGTTGATaagaatcaaattaaataaaaatggtaTTATCTTGGTTTAGGAATCGTAAACTTACAAGTGCACTATCTGACTTATCGTCGGCCTTAGCACCGTATTTTGTAACGTCAAAAACagcaccaccaccacctccaccacctccATTACCACCACCTTTGCCACCACCTGCGGCTTGACCACCTCCGGCATGACCACCTCCATGACCACCACCTTTGCCACCACCTGCGGCTTGACCACCTCCGGCATGACCACCTCCGTGACCACCACCTTTGCCACCACCTCCGGCATGACCACCTCCGGGATGACCACCTCCGCCATGACCTCCTTGACCACCTTTGTGATGACCACCTTTGCCATCCCGACTTGCCACACCATTGACCACACAAAGTAGCAAAACTAATTTAAGTATAGCATAAATTGACTTCCTGCTACCTGTAATGGCCATGGTGATGACAACGACAATTACCACAAATCCAGAAActgtacttttatttttattagttatgAAAAGGACTTATTATTTTGATCACAAATATTTGCTAATTTATAGCCTGAAATTGACTATGCTTAGCCTACATAAAATAGATGGTAGaaaatcaatttgactatttttGTCATTGTCTTTGCTTCCACCACCATTTCCATGTAATTATCATTCTCTTTTCTtcagtttttttcttttgtcctctgttttttttagtttctttGTATAGATTATAGTCTTGATTTAGTTTACTTCATGGTTTTGCAGCAAATCATAtggattaattatttttgtagaTACCCACCcaactataatatttttacaaaatggttatttaattttaaaaaataataaaatggctactgaattatatttttgacaaaataattcaaatgatgaaaaataacaaaatcgTTATCAAACTTGTACTTTTTTACAAAATAGTACCaaagttttacttttttttaaaaaaattgattaccGATTTGATGCCTAACTATACATTGTTGCCCTGCCCATATTAGCAAGCCGGTAActgttttgtaaaaatattgtaGTTCGGTaattattttgcaatttttgtaattcggtaaccgttttattaaaaatctatAGTACGATAGCCACTTTATAACGTTTTGCAATTTGGTAACCGCTgtgtaaaaatattatagtttaattacctgaaaaatatttaaccccgagtcttagagttttttttttataattggggtgGGGAGCACTTGTGAaaggatttgaacccacgacttTGACAATTTACtgtctagcgcttataccattcgAGCTAGCGTTTGTACCATTCTAGCTTAACCCCAAATAATAGagttacttttaaattttgttgaATCATTTCTTGATTCATAATGTtactgttaaagataatgtcaCATTGTTTAGgagaataaatataaatgagtttataaatGTGTGAAGGTTCAACCATCTATTAACTAGTTCTTGTTTTTAGGTCATAGTTGAAACTAAACACTCTCATAATCATATGGATGGATTGTCACATtttcaccaatttataattaattaatcccaccaatatttctaatatgATATCAGAGCGGGTCTGGCCCGAATTCTTAATTTGCCGGTTGTCAGTCTGAATGTCCAGTCGCAGCGGCCCGGTCCGGTGTTGCCGCTGCgtattaaatcaaaacgtttcagtGGGTCTGGCCCGGGTTCTTAATTTGTCGGTTGTCCGTCTATATGTCCAGGCCCAGCGGCCCGGTCCGGTGTTGCCACTGcgtattaaatcaaaaatttcagttTCAGGAGAGTCATTTTCAAGTGACAACTGGATGTCCAGTCCCGGTTGCACTTGAGGGGGAGTGTGAAAAATatatcccacattgcttaggtgaataaatataaatgagtttataagtgtgtgaaggttcaaccacctattTATTTGGtcatggttgaacctaaacactctcataTGTGGATGGATTGTCACATTTTCACCAATTTATAAAACTTAATTACTCCCACCAATAATCTCACATTGTTTAagagaataaataaaaatgaatttataagtgtGTGAAGGTTCAATCACCAATTAACTAGTTATAGTTATTAGTTCATGGTTGAACATAAACACTCTAATAAACATGTGGGTGGATTGtcacatttttaccaatttataattaattactcccatCAATATTTCTAATAGTTCCTATATATGGCGTCAAAAAGTGGATCTGAAGATGATGTGGATGATTATACAAGCATTGATCctgcactactagaaaacagtcgatttgcgacggattttagcgacggatttcaaatccgtcgctaaaatcaatttttgcgacggatttagcgacggattttgaatccgtcgctaaatcctaaagaaaattggcgggattcatcccgccaatttgtttttcacttttagcgacggaataccacatccgtcgctaaatgcttacttttagcgacggattactaaatccgtcgctaaaagtattatttttattaaaaaaattataattaaaaaatatgtttattaaaacaaatatttattaataaaattaattataaaacaatttattaaaaaattatttattataattatttattaataaaataattaattatttaaaaataattaattataattgtttattaataaaataattattataattgtttatttaaaaataaataattatttatttaaaaataaataattatttattaataataattatttatttaaaaataattatttataaccaaattattatattagaatgtgggagtaaagtgtaatagtaataatttgttgtttttatttaaaataattattaaaaaataacgtattttatttaaaaataattagtatgaaatagtaattattttatataatacgggagtaaattgcgggagtacctttttgttatattaaatataatatacatagatataaaaCAAGAATCTGAGCTGGATAAGCTGGAGTCACGCGCGGgagaactacaaaattaaagagGAGTGGATGGGACTAATGTGAAGGATTGGTGACCTactgttggtaaaaatacgcaagcgtacgtatgccaacttgtaatacagactgtgaagtccggatatcgtacccacaaggaaagctctaaagacaaccagttgaAAGACTCGATTTGAATAGCCGAAAAGACAAATATTgttgttgtaaaattaaaagacagaaCTTATCAATTATAATTTGAAGTAAGCAAAAACTGTAATTAAATTGGTGTTTAACAATAATGagaaaagcagggattattaatctttgttatgctgtttatttaatttgggTTATGAATTATATTGTTCTGATATGGTTCGGACTAATcggaagcacctaaaattctctctcgagcaattgcaggcaaaaacataaaactaatgaataataggttaattactcactctcgcacaatgattaacctaattactgattaattgaatgattatgaagtgaatcctaagaacacgtatttgttaattcactctctcacaattaactcctacgttcttaactatgttggtctattccaattttactctctcgagctaaaattaGAACAATTGGCAAAGGCTAAGTGATCAATTCAGGCTAGGCATTAAGTACAATAATTAAGAacatatcaagaacaaaaacccataattCCGATTTAACTAAACAgacataatttgattaataatccccaacgatgggtttagctacacataatcataaaaatactaaaaataatcattaaagAATTCATGCTAAGATTGAATAAAATACTGAATATGAAATTGATaataatcgtaccttgttcAACAATAAACTAGTGATAAtcgataacaaaataataaagaaaCGATGAATTCAATAATCGACTGATAAGAAAAAACTCTAATCTAGGGTTTATTTCTAATAAAAGTTAAGCGAACCCTCGTGCAATGTTACCAACTAGTGTTTATACGGCTCCCGAAGCTAAAATCTGATATTAGGTCGAAATTGGTGAATACCCACAAGTGCCCTCGTGTTTGTGCAGTTTTCGGAATTGATTCAGGGGCATTTTTGTCCGTTTGGCGAACTTCTGCACAAGGTGTGCGAACGGGTActggagtgtgcgatcgcacactccctGAGATAGCCAAAATCCCATTTTCTCTTGATTTCTTCTGTAACTCCTTGGATTTGCTCGCACACTGATCTGTCATGGTGTGTGCGAGCGGGTTGGTGTGCGTTCGGGTTgggcagtgtgcgaacgcacacctccTGACTTGGCCAAAACTTGATTTTTCTTCCAATCTTCAAATTAGCTCCTGTATCCTCCATTTAGCTCGCACACTGGTTTGTCATCAAGTGTGCGAGCGGGTTGCTCCTCACTTGGCCCCAAAATGACATTCTTTAACTTCAAATATCGCTTGTTCGCCCTCTCTGATCCCGGGACTTCTAGAAAAcaccaaaaacgctccaaaagtcgccatatttgcatttttctcctgaaacactcaaaatgataataagccactaataacttcaaaaacgacAACTAAAATGCAAATAATGACTCCGAAAACAACctataaataggagtatttctactcccatcaaacatcctcacacttaccttttgcttgtcctcaagcaactACAGAATCATGCTACAGTGTCAAATGTCATCATTTGTCAGAATTAAAGAAATCAAAGTGTGTTAATCCTCCCTAAACAATGAACCAATCAAAATATGTTTTTGAACCAAGCAACAACAATGTGAAAAACATCAAACAACCAAGACAATTTCTACACATGATTTACCCGCACCGAGATTACTTTGATGAATTCCTTCAAACACGGTTTCAAAATCACATTGGTCAAACTGACAGTCCACGCAAGACAAAAACAATGGTCAAGAAACTTCAAGCAATTGAGCAACATCACAAATTTGTATAGTAAAATCACCAAGTACTCCTCACTAGGTATTCTCTCGCACACAAGTGTTTAAGGGTAATCACTGAAACTCTCATGCCAAAACATGCAATTCTACCATAAGTTTGCCAATAGTCCACAATTCCACTACCAATTAAATCAAATAGaaagaatcaaaatggacttttcATGGGTTGTAATGGGGTTTGGGTTAAGGTATGGTACGGGTAACAAATATGGGTAATATGACTTGACAAACTTAACAAATAGCACAAGGAACAAACATTTAACGTTTCAAGCTCAAACAaacttttaatctctttttctttacttttcatgcCTTAAGTTcacaattatttttctttttcttttctttcttttaagctcgatttttctactttttattctttttttttttttttttcttatttttcttacttttctcaCAAGGCATACTAATCATATAGCACAAGAGATAATCGTTAAACAACACGAGCTTAGGATGTTtaccatcctcacactagttcctTTAATACTTATTCAATTTATCAAGTCAGAGGGTAGAAAGAGGTAAATGAGAATAGGTAAATGTGTAAATGTAGGTGTATCAAGAATAAGGCTAAGGCTCAACTTGGGTTATCTAGGGGAAATTGGGTAGGCTATTTAAAGTGGTCTAAAGAAATGGGTAATCCTAGGTGccatttatcattttcaatttattcaaCCAATCATGCAATTTTACTACGGACACATGGCAAATTCTAGAGAATTAACATGCATTGACTCACACCACAACAAAtgagacataaaaataatagtatgcTCGATACGGCTCAAAACCTCTCACAAATATGGGGTCAAAACTAGGTGATTTGTTACAAATACAAACTTGTTCAAATTGCtcaaaatttttgtttttcagaaTATTGTTCCTGTCAAGATTTTCATGTCAAAATTTGCAATGATTAAAAGAAAATCGAGCTTTTCAGAATACAAAATTTCATCCCAGTCCTGCTAAGTCATGTTAGCTAAAGGctttgttatttaaaagtttttcaCATTCCATTGTTtaacaacaaaaacacaattaaccAACTCATTGCAAAGGGAGAAAAATAAcacaattatttcaaaaattctGACATGACATTACTGCAGCAATAATAACAAGGACAAAATGCAAAGTAAGCCTGAACATGTCTGTACTATCAGAATACCAAACATACACCCCACGGGTTCACCATATCAATacataaacataataaaagcaAGGGAAATCCTAAAACAAACTACTGACATAAAAGAAATAGACacacaaacataacaaaaactAAGAGTTTTCTCCCCTCCCTCACACTAAAAcatgcattgtccccaatgcatcaaaaataaataaagcatGAAAAACGGAAAATAGAGTGAAagggataaaaagaaaaaactctAGATGTCCTCCGGTGGCGGTGGTGAGTAGACTGGCGATGGATAGTCGCCCTCTGGATGTGTGGCACGCATGTGGGCCCTCTGCATGCGGAAATGATCCCTCTGCTCACTGTGCATCCTCTGCACTCTCTCCTCTATCTGTGACTGTCGCTGCTCCATCTGCTGCCGCCTCTCAGAGTCAGACTGTGGCTGGGCAGGTGCGCCTCTGGTACGTGGAATGCCAGCTTCCCGCGCTGCAAGCTCCTCCTCTCTCGCCTCAGTATGTCGTGAGGTGCCCGGATGATCAAATGCCTGCCTGTGTGCCAGACCCAGTCGTCGTACAGTGGCGGTACCTCTCTCGGGCACCGCCTGAAGGTTTCCGCTCTTATCCAGTAAAGCGGTGGCCTTCAAATGCTTCTGGCTAAAAAAAACTGGTGCGTGGTGATCCATCGCCTTGCATTCTTCATCTGTGTAAGCCTCCACACTAATGGCTATGGCTCTGACAATGTTTCCCATACCCAAACACCTTTCTTTGCCCGTCCTGTTGTTCATCCCTAACAGCAGTTCAAAGATGCGTAAACCCATGTCAATAACTGGTGACTCAGGGTGCATCAGACTGTTCAGAACAAACAAATCACCCCTGTTAACTTTATTGGACTCCAAACGCCCACATACAGTTTCAGCATACCATTTCTGCATCAAATACAAGGATGGATCTATGATTGCCTTCGTCTTCGCCGTCCTTGTATTGAATTTCTGGTGTCCACTGAGGTCTTTCCATATGGCATCTTCATTAAACTGAGGCGGTATGCGCTGTAATCCTTTTCGCTGAGTCTCAAACAGTCGCTTGATTTCTCCAATAGTGATCGAGTATTCCTGTCCCTTGAGACGAAATGACATAGATCCGACACCTGGCTCAGGCTGACAAACCGTAGTGAAAAATTCTTTCACAATAGCAGGCACAAAATCATGGCTCATGTCTCCCAGCGAATCCAAACCCCAGCGGTCTAAGTGGTTCCTAATCTCACTATCCAATTCTAATGCCTCCAACACTTCGTAATCAAACGCCCTAGGTAGAATAACCTGGCGCTTATCGATACACTGAAACAATTCACCCTCCTCTTCCGACCAGATGTCGAACGGACAACCATATTTAACTTTCAAATTCACCCGTTCATCCTCGTCACTCGACGAATCCGCTGCCCTAGATGGACTACCTATCTGAACCCTAGGCATAGTTGTACTTGAATTGACGTAATGGAGTAACGATGAACAAAGAAGGGGACTTACTGCTTTGGATGAAATTATGCCCTAACCCGTGTTATTTGGAGCTGAGATGTGCTGGAGGTGGCGTCCAGGTGCGGTGGTGGTCAGCAGCGGTGGTGAGATTTCGGCTGTGGTGACAGTGAGATGGGGCACGCCGGCGAGGTTAGTCCGAACGGTGGTGGTTGTGGTGGCGTTGGGAGCGCCGGCGATGATGATGCCGAACGGTGGTGGTGAGAATCAGcaattagggttttgttttgaGGACTGAAAAAAACATGAGAGCCCGTTTATTTGAAGTTCACAGCTGATGTGGCACCCCATATAATTGGCAGTGTGCGAACGGGTTCatcagtgtgcgttcgcacactgccaTCATAGTGTGCGAACGGGTTGagaggtgtgcgttcgcacactatgGAATTCTGCAGTACTTCTGCAATTTTCACCGACACCTGCACAACACAAAACACAACTACCAGGATCAATCTGCACTAACAAATAAACATGAAATGACAATATAAACGactcaataaaaatataaaagtctgaactaacaaaattaaaattaactacGGCATAAGATTAAACTAATCATGCAAGAAATATAAATGATTTGGAATGTAATCCAAATACCGCTTGTTTAAGGTCACTAGC
This window contains:
- the LOC126686987 gene encoding exopolygalacturonase clone GBGE184-like isoform X2, yielding MAITGSRKSIYAILKLVLLLCVVNGVASRDGKGGHHKGGQGGHGGGGHPGGGHAGGGGKGGGHGGGHAGGGQAAGGGKGGGHGGGGGAVFDVTKYGAKADDKSDSALSFIKTWRAACDSGSASRMLIPKGKFVAGPMVFVGPCKGKITVEVQGYIKATTDLSDYTDPNWISFERIDGLTMIGSGTFDGQGSASWKYNKGGGGSLPDQLKFFKVDNSDISGITSLNSKYFHYHIVSCTNVNFHNLHITAPGDSPNTDGMHISSSTGIKLTNSAIGTGDDCVSIGQGATDVTVSKVTCGPGHGFSVGSLGKYKNELDVSGITVTDCTLSGTTNGARIKTYAGSGPSNAKNIIFNNLIMNNVKNPIIIDQFYGSNSKQASKVKLSDIHFTNIRGTSGTPEVVTLKCSSAAPCSQVELSNINLSFGGAKGKASCSNAKVVGKPSPVTCPK
- the LOC126686987 gene encoding exopolygalacturonase clone GBGE184-like isoform X3; the encoded protein is MAITGSRKSIYAILKLVLLLCVVNGVASRDGKGGHHKGGQGGHGGGGHPGGGHAGGGGKGGGHGGGQAAGGGKGGGNGGGGGGGGAVFDVTKYGAKADDKSDSALSFIKTWRAACDSGSASRMLIPKGKFVAGPMVFVGPCKGKITVEVQGYIKATTDLSDYTDPNWISFERIDGLTMIGSGTFDGQGSASWKYNKGGGGSLPDQLKFFKVDNSDISGITSLNSKYFHYHIVSCTNVNFHNLHITAPGDSPNTDGMHISSSTGIKLTNSAIGTGDDCVSIGQGATDVTVSKVTCGPGHGFSVGSLGKYKNELDVSGITVTDCTLSGTTNGARIKTYAGSGPSNAKNIIFNNLIMNNVKNPIIIDQFYGSNSKQASKVKLSDIHFTNIRGTSGTPEVVTLKCSSAAPCSQVELSNINLSFGGAKGKASCSNAKVVGKPSPVTCPK
- the LOC126686987 gene encoding exopolygalacturonase clone GBGE184-like isoform X4; amino-acid sequence: MAITGSRKSIYAILKLVLLLCVVNGVASRDGKGGHHKGGQGGHGGGGHPGGGGKGGGHGGGHAGGGQAAGGGKGGGNGGGGGGGGAVFDVTKYGAKADDKSDSALSFIKTWRAACDSGSASRMLIPKGKFVAGPMVFVGPCKGKITVEVQGYIKATTDLSDYTDPNWISFERIDGLTMIGSGTFDGQGSASWKYNKGGGGSLPDQLKFFKVDNSDISGITSLNSKYFHYHIVSCTNVNFHNLHITAPGDSPNTDGMHISSSTGIKLTNSAIGTGDDCVSIGQGATDVTVSKVTCGPGHGFSVGSLGKYKNELDVSGITVTDCTLSGTTNGARIKTYAGSGPSNAKNIIFNNLIMNNVKNPIIIDQFYGSNSKQASKVKLSDIHFTNIRGTSGTPEVVTLKCSSAAPCSQVELSNINLSFGGAKGKASCSNAKVVGKPSPVTCPK
- the LOC126686987 gene encoding exopolygalacturonase clone GBGE184-like isoform X1, coding for MAITGSRKSIYAILKLVLLLCVVNGVASRDGKGGHHKGGQGGHGGGGHPGGGHAGGGGKGGGHGGGHAGGGQAAGGGKGGGHGGGHAGGGQAAGGGKGGGNGGGGGGGGAVFDVTKYGAKADDKSDSALSFIKTWRAACDSGSASRMLIPKGKFVAGPMVFVGPCKGKITVEVQGYIKATTDLSDYTDPNWISFERIDGLTMIGSGTFDGQGSASWKYNKGGGGSLPDQLKFFKVDNSDISGITSLNSKYFHYHIVSCTNVNFHNLHITAPGDSPNTDGMHISSSTGIKLTNSAIGTGDDCVSIGQGATDVTVSKVTCGPGHGFSVGSLGKYKNELDVSGITVTDCTLSGTTNGARIKTYAGSGPSNAKNIIFNNLIMNNVKNPIIIDQFYGSNSKQASKVKLSDIHFTNIRGTSGTPEVVTLKCSSAAPCSQVELSNINLSFGGAKGKASCSNAKVVGKPSPVTCPK